The following are encoded together in the Humulus lupulus chromosome 5, drHumLupu1.1, whole genome shotgun sequence genome:
- the LOC133777477 gene encoding probable LRR receptor-like serine/threonine-protein kinase At1g06840, protein MWKLRVLACVLAVSYSYFLLLVVAHVTDPSEVKALKGVKSRLIDPMNNLRNWNKGDPCVSNWTKVICSNQTGTDGYLHVTELQLMGMNLSGILAPELGQLTHLWILDFMWNEITGTIPKEIGNIQNLTLLLLNGNKLRGSFPDELGNLSKLNRLQVDQNQMSGPLPKSFANLIGVRHLHLNNNSFSGQIPSELSKLPCLLHLLLDSNNFSGRLPPELSNITDLRILQLDNNNFSESEIPATYGNLSKLVKISLRNCGLQGAVPDLSRIVNLSYIDLSRNHLVGTIPSQKLSHNVTTIDLSYNRLNGSIPGSFWDLPSLQKLDLRNNSLSAILEDIDPQKNVTLRLGNNPICKNATIQNIGQFCRSDAEQNEIPEKSKDPKETRCPIQTCPLDNSYEFVPSSLDCYCAAPIRIEYRLKSPSFSYFRPYSSEFKVYLTSSLKLKFSQLSIDSFSWEEGPRLRMYLKLFPLYNDSHSYTFNESELQRIREQFTEWHFPRTDFFGPYELLNFTLLGPYKDVMFTSTHSTVISKGILVAIILGAIACIVTIAALVSFFTVRYAKYHRAPSRRRSSSMASMKIDGVKAFTFKEMASATGNFTFSTQVGRGGYGKVFKGILADNTIVAIKRAEEGSLQGQKEFLTEIELLSRLHHRNLVSLLGYCDEEDEQMLVYEFMPNGTLRDWLSAKAKGTLNFSMRLRVAMGSAKGILYLHTEADPPIFHRDIKASNILLDSNFTAKVADFGLSRLAPTLDSEGTVPEYVSTVVKGTPGYLDPEYFLTHKLTDKSDVYSLGVVFLELLTGMHPISHGKNIVREVLTAHQSGTMFSVIDSNMGSYSSACIEKFAALALSCCHDQTEKRPSMLEVVRELEDILQMMPESDTTVSESTSSSTYAASLATPSSSFVTRNSFASTSISGSDLVSGVIPTISPR, encoded by the exons ATGTGGAAGCTGAGAGTTTTGGCATGTGTTCTCGCGGTCTCATATTCTTACTTCCTTCTTCTTGTTGTGGCACATGTTACGGATCCCTCGGAAG TGAAAGCTTTGAAGGGTGTGAAGAGCAGATTAATTGATCCAATGAACAATCTGAGAAACTGGAACAAGGGGGATCCTTGTGTATCTAATTGGACTAAAGTTATTTGTTCAAACCAAACTGGGACTGATGGATACTTGCATGTTACAGAACT CCAACTGATGGGAATGAATCTCTCAGGAATTTTAGCGCCTGAACTGGGACAACTAACTCATCTTTGGATATT AGATTTCATGTGGAATGAAATAACGGGCACAATTCCCAAGGAGATCGGGAACATTCAAAACCTGACACTCTT ACTCTTGAATGGAAACAAACTTAGAGGGTCTTTTCCTGATGAGCTTGGAAATCTATCAAAATTAAATCGACTACAGGTTGACCAGAACCAAATGTCAGGTCCATTGCCAAAATCATTTGCAAATTTGATTGGTGTTAGACACCT CCACTTGAACAACAATTCTTTCAGTGGTCAAATTCCTTCTGAGCTTTCCAAGTTACCCTGTCTTCTTCACTT GCTTTTGGATAGTAACAACTTTTCTGGGAGGCTTCCACCAGAACTCTCAAACATAACAGACCTGCGCATACT TCAACTTGACAACAACAATTTCAGTGAATCTGAGATTCCGGCTACCTATGGCAACCTTTCAAAATTGGTTAAAAT AAGTCTTAGGAATTGCGGCTTGCAAGGAGCTGTTCCTGATCTAAGCAGGATAGTTAACCTTAGTTATAT AGACTTGAGCAGGAATCATCTAGTTGGAACCATTCCATCACAAAAGCTTTCTCATAATGTGACAACAAT AGATCTGTCGTATAACCGTCTTAATGGATCTATTCCAGGAAGTTTTTGGGATCTTCCTTCTCTGCAGAAACT CGATCTGAGGAACAATTCATTATCAGCCATCTTGGAAGATATAGATCCTCAAAAAAATGTCACTCTGAG GCTTGGAAACAATCCCATATGCAAGAATGCAACCATACAAAACATAGGCCAGTTTTGTAGATCTGATGCTGAACAGAACGAGATCCCTGAAAAATCTAAAGATCCAAAAGAAACAAGATGTCCTATTCAAACATGCCCACTAGATAATTCCTATGAATTTGTCCCATCATCTTTGGATTGCTATTGTGCAGCGCCAATCAGAATCGAATATAGGCTTAAGAGCCCAAGTTTTTCTTATTTCCGTCCATACAGTAGTGAATTTAAGGTGTATCTCACTAGTTCTCTCAAGTTGAAGTTTTCTCAATTGTCAATTGATTCATTTTCCTGGGAAGAAGGACCTCGTCTCCGGATGTATTTGAAGCTTTTCCCTTTGTACAATGATTCTCACTCATACACATTTAACGAAAGTGAGCTTCAGCGAATTAGAGAACAATTTACAGAATGGCATTTTCCTCGCACTGACTTTTTTGGACCATATGAGCTTCTCAACTTCACTCTCCTGGGACCTTATAAAGATG TGATGTTTACAAGCACACATAGTACTGTAATTAGTAAAGGCATTTTGGTAGCGATTATACTTGGGGCCATTGCTTGTATTGTTACCATTGCAGCATTAGTCTCATTTTTCACCGTGAGGTATGCCAAATACCATCGAGCACCATCAAGAAGGCGTTCAT CCTCGATGGCTTCCATGAAGATTGATGGTGTGAAGGCATTCACTTTTAAGGAAATGGCATCAGCTACCGGGAATTTTACTTTCTCAACTCAAGTTGGTCGAGGAGGTTATGGAAAGGTTTTTAAAGGAATTTTAGCAGACAACACAATTGTGGCCATAAAACGTGCAGAAGAAGGATCATTGCAGGGCCAGAAAGAATTTTTGACAGAGATAGAACTGTTATCAAGGTTACATCACCGGAACCTGGTCTCATTACTTGGGTATTGTGATGAAGAAGATGAGCAG ATGCTAGTTTATGAGTTCATGCCTAATGGAACACTGAGGGACTGGCTTTCTG CTAAGGCAAAGGGAACCTTAAATTTCAGTATGAGATTGCGCGTTGCAATGGGTTCAGCTAAAGGAATTCTTTATCTACATACTGAAGCAGACCCTCCTATATTCCACCGGGATATAAAAGCCAGCAACATACTTCTGGATTCTAACTTCACTGCTAAAGTAGCTGATTTTGGATTGTCGCGACTTGCACCAACGCTTGATTCTGAAGGGACAGTGCCTGAATATGTATCTACAGTTGTGAAGGGAACACCA GGCTACCTGGATCCAGAATATTTTTTGACTCATAAGTTGACAGACAAAAGTGATGTCTACAGTCTAGGAGTTGTATTTCTTGAGCTCTTGACAGGCATGCATCCAATTTCTCATGGAAAAAACATTGTCCGCGAG GTGTTGACGGCACATCAATCTGGGACGATGTTCTCTGTTATAGACTCCAACATGGGCTCCTATTCATCTGCATGTATTGAAAAGTTTGCAGCTTTGGCTCTTAGTTGTTGCCATGACCAGACAGAGAAGAGGCCGTCAATGTTGGAGGTGGTGAGGGAGCTAGAAGACATACTTCAGATGATGCCAGAATCAGACACAACTGTTTCAGAATCAACTTCCAGTTCCACCTATGCTGCCTCTTTGGCAACGCCATCTTCATCCTTCGTTACAAGGAACTCATTTGCTTCCACATCTATATCAGGAAGTGATCTTGTTAGTGGTGTCATTCCTACCATCTCGCCTCGCTGA